The following are from one region of the Amycolatopsis lurida genome:
- a CDS encoding cation-translocating P-type ATPase has protein sequence MRRTDLETVDVLGVAFPKPSRTLGRVARGLAGLALLPLEGIPGRGPRRAVWSCPGRLYIETHGVKGPDGARVARRVERALAEIPGVRWAQVNAPTSRVVVAVGDPEPRRLELIRAVERAEAEPASEAERVEEEELHHPADGTTATRLPSTLAADAAGLMLSVASKVMPWAPLPTEVAALASLVDLHPRLRDLADRKLRGRERADSATSIGAALVHGLAARSEGTVLDILVRGTQWREAKAHQRAWCEAESRLVGQREHAGADSVVSERPWPLPESAADRHARRSITAGAAAAAAALPFVGPRRAAAVGISALPKAPPNGAAAFSAQLGQVLARRGALVMDRSVLRGLDLFDTVLIDTTALGAGANVLSDLVPLPGADPVDLTAAAFALFDPEKPEVVRRDGEWTLGPVEDLDGGEGFPERRRMLDQGARMVLGLVRDGRPAGLLAVAQERSPDVDALASAAETAGMRVVQTDGGVVLDAVRELQACGRVVMLVSDDRRALGASDCGVGVHEDGTPPPWGAHVLIGRDVGTAVLLVEAITAAKAVVRDSTMFATAASGIGGVTALSARRRPAASGLRAVNAGALMAFGDGIWRARTLTGERKTPSSGRVVPPWHLMPPDLVLDRLGSGPRGLDEREARRRAPADRAGGEGHAGTSIAKAFMAELANPLTPVLAGGAAVSAAVGSPVDAALVAGIVGVSALIGSVQQVHTDRALAGLFERSATVTTVLRDGAERQIVADGLVRGDVVSLRSGDVVPADCRVLEATGAELDESSLTGESLPVPKTPAPVVAAEIAERASMLYEGTTVAAGKVSAVVVATGDETEVGRGLAAARGAAPETGVEARLASLTKQALPVAVGSAAAVAGAGLIRGVPLRQSVGAAVNLAVASVPEGLPFLVNAAQLAAARRLAEHGALVRNPRTIEALGRVDVLCFDKTGTLTEGKLSVSRIDDGRTTASVSRLRKSHRAVLTAAVRATPRAENPEELPHHTDQAVLEGGISAGVEVGGWEKTGAVPFEPSRGFHATNGKLGERHVVCVKGAPETVLPLCTRHGDRPMGPGVRSRLEKRVGRLAAAGHRVLAVAERTVSTKDLSEDDVADLRLLGFVALADPVRDSAAPAAERLREAGVRTVMITGDHPATGEAVSEEITGRNGDTKVLTGARIEELEDEELDRELADVDVIARCSPAQKVRIIQAYQRGGRVVAMTGDGANDAPAIRLADVGIALGQRGTAAARAAADLVVTDDRLETIVAALVEGRAMWASVREALGILLGGNLGEIAFTVLGSVVTGRSPLTARQLLLMNLLTDLAPALAIALSRPDGESVPELLREGPSASLGNALRRDITTRAVTTTLGASTAWTLARLTGRRRRASTIALVSLIGTQLGQTLAVGGRDRTVLAAGLGSAALLAILVQTPGVSRFFGCTPLGPVGWGIALGSAGAATVGGLLLGSQGLAPSPELA, from the coding sequence ATGCGGCGGACGGACCTGGAGACCGTGGACGTGCTGGGTGTCGCCTTCCCCAAACCGTCGCGGACGCTGGGGCGGGTCGCCCGGGGGCTGGCCGGGCTGGCACTTCTGCCGCTGGAGGGGATCCCGGGACGCGGACCGCGGCGGGCGGTCTGGTCGTGTCCAGGCAGGCTCTACATCGAGACCCACGGAGTGAAAGGACCCGACGGCGCCCGCGTCGCCCGGCGGGTGGAACGAGCACTGGCGGAGATCCCCGGTGTGCGATGGGCGCAGGTGAACGCGCCGACGTCCCGGGTGGTCGTCGCGGTCGGAGACCCGGAACCCAGGCGCCTGGAGCTGATCCGCGCGGTCGAACGAGCAGAGGCGGAGCCCGCTTCCGAAGCCGAGCGGGTCGAGGAGGAGGAACTCCATCATCCGGCGGACGGCACCACGGCGACCCGGCTGCCGTCCACGCTGGCCGCGGACGCCGCCGGTCTGATGCTGTCGGTGGCTTCGAAGGTCATGCCGTGGGCTCCGCTGCCGACCGAGGTCGCGGCACTGGCCTCACTCGTCGACCTGCATCCGCGGCTGCGTGACCTGGCGGACCGGAAGCTGCGCGGGCGGGAGAGGGCGGATTCGGCGACCTCCATCGGCGCGGCCCTGGTTCATGGCCTCGCCGCCCGCAGCGAGGGAACGGTACTGGACATCCTGGTCCGCGGTACCCAATGGCGGGAGGCCAAGGCGCACCAGCGGGCCTGGTGCGAGGCCGAGTCCAGGCTGGTCGGGCAGCGCGAACACGCCGGCGCGGACTCGGTGGTGAGCGAACGACCGTGGCCGCTTCCGGAAAGTGCCGCCGATCGTCACGCGCGCCGGTCCATCACCGCCGGAGCCGCGGCCGCCGCGGCCGCCCTGCCGTTCGTGGGCCCGAGGCGCGCCGCCGCGGTCGGGATATCCGCGCTGCCCAAGGCCCCGCCCAACGGCGCGGCCGCCTTTTCCGCCCAACTGGGCCAGGTCCTCGCCAGGCGCGGCGCGCTGGTGATGGACCGGTCCGTGCTGCGCGGGCTCGATCTGTTCGACACCGTCCTCATCGACACCACGGCGCTCGGTGCCGGGGCCAACGTACTCAGTGATCTGGTTCCCTTGCCCGGTGCCGACCCGGTGGACCTGACCGCCGCCGCTTTCGCCCTGTTCGACCCGGAGAAACCCGAGGTGGTCCGGCGAGACGGCGAGTGGACGCTAGGCCCGGTCGAAGACCTGGACGGTGGCGAGGGATTCCCCGAGCGCCGGCGGATGCTGGACCAAGGCGCCCGGATGGTGCTGGGGCTGGTCCGTGACGGGCGGCCGGCGGGGCTGCTCGCCGTCGCACAGGAGCGCTCGCCCGATGTGGACGCGTTGGCGTCGGCTGCCGAGACCGCCGGAATGCGGGTGGTCCAGACCGATGGTGGGGTGGTGCTCGACGCCGTCCGCGAACTCCAGGCGTGCGGACGGGTGGTCATGCTGGTGTCCGACGATCGCCGGGCGCTGGGGGCGTCCGACTGCGGAGTCGGCGTCCACGAGGACGGGACCCCGCCGCCGTGGGGCGCACATGTGCTGATCGGCCGCGACGTCGGCACGGCCGTCCTGCTCGTCGAAGCGATCACCGCCGCCAAGGCGGTCGTCCGTGATTCGACGATGTTCGCGACCGCGGCCAGTGGAATCGGTGGCGTGACCGCGCTCAGCGCCCGGCGCAGGCCCGCCGCGAGCGGCCTTCGCGCGGTGAACGCCGGGGCGCTCATGGCCTTCGGTGACGGGATCTGGCGCGCTCGCACACTCACCGGCGAGCGGAAGACCCCGTCCTCGGGACGCGTCGTGCCGCCGTGGCACCTGATGCCGCCGGACCTCGTGCTCGACCGGCTCGGTTCCGGCCCGCGTGGTCTGGACGAGCGCGAGGCCCGGCGGCGGGCGCCCGCCGATCGTGCGGGCGGCGAAGGCCACGCGGGCACGAGCATCGCGAAGGCCTTCATGGCCGAGCTCGCCAACCCCCTGACCCCGGTACTGGCCGGTGGTGCGGCGGTTTCGGCCGCGGTGGGCTCGCCGGTCGACGCCGCGCTGGTCGCAGGGATCGTCGGGGTGTCCGCGCTGATCGGCAGCGTGCAGCAGGTGCACACCGACCGCGCGCTCGCCGGGCTCTTCGAACGGTCCGCGACGGTGACCACCGTCCTACGCGACGGCGCCGAGCGGCAGATCGTCGCCGACGGGCTGGTGCGGGGTGATGTCGTGTCGCTGCGGTCCGGCGACGTCGTACCCGCGGACTGCCGGGTACTCGAAGCGACCGGCGCGGAACTCGACGAGTCGTCGCTGACGGGGGAGTCGTTGCCGGTGCCGAAGACTCCGGCGCCGGTCGTGGCCGCGGAAATCGCCGAGCGCGCGTCGATGCTGTACGAGGGCACCACGGTGGCCGCGGGCAAGGTGTCGGCGGTCGTCGTGGCCACCGGAGACGAGACGGAGGTCGGACGAGGCTTGGCCGCCGCACGGGGCGCCGCTCCGGAGACCGGCGTCGAAGCGCGGCTCGCTTCGCTCACCAAACAGGCCTTGCCGGTCGCGGTCGGCTCCGCGGCCGCCGTCGCGGGCGCCGGACTCATCCGTGGCGTGCCGCTGCGGCAGAGTGTCGGAGCGGCGGTGAATCTCGCGGTCGCGTCGGTGCCCGAAGGATTGCCGTTCCTGGTGAACGCGGCCCAGCTGGCGGCCGCCCGCAGGCTCGCCGAACACGGCGCGCTCGTCCGCAATCCGCGCACCATCGAAGCGCTCGGTCGCGTCGACGTCCTCTGTTTCGACAAGACCGGCACCCTCACCGAAGGAAAGCTCAGCGTCAGCCGGATCGACGACGGGAGGACCACCGCCTCGGTGAGCCGGCTGCGCAAGAGCCACCGGGCGGTACTGACCGCGGCCGTCCGCGCGACACCTCGGGCGGAAAATCCCGAGGAGCTGCCGCATCACACGGATCAGGCCGTGCTCGAAGGCGGCATCAGCGCGGGTGTGGAGGTCGGCGGGTGGGAGAAGACAGGCGCCGTCCCGTTCGAGCCGTCACGGGGATTCCACGCCACCAACGGGAAACTCGGCGAACGGCACGTGGTGTGCGTCAAAGGGGCACCGGAGACAGTCCTTCCGCTGTGTACCCGGCACGGCGATCGGCCGATGGGCCCTGGTGTCCGGAGCAGGTTGGAGAAGCGGGTCGGCCGCCTGGCGGCCGCCGGGCACCGCGTCCTCGCCGTCGCCGAGCGGACGGTGTCCACAAAGGACCTTTCCGAAGACGACGTCGCGGATCTCCGATTGCTCGGCTTCGTCGCCTTGGCGGATCCAGTGCGTGACAGCGCGGCGCCGGCGGCAGAACGGTTGCGCGAAGCCGGAGTGCGGACGGTGATGATCACCGGCGATCATCCGGCCACCGGCGAGGCCGTCTCCGAGGAGATCACCGGCCGCAACGGCGATACCAAGGTACTCACCGGCGCGAGGATCGAGGAACTCGAAGACGAAGAGCTCGATCGGGAACTCGCCGACGTCGACGTGATCGCCCGGTGCAGCCCGGCGCAGAAGGTCCGGATCATCCAGGCCTACCAGCGTGGCGGCCGGGTCGTCGCGATGACCGGCGACGGTGCCAACGACGCGCCCGCCATCCGGCTCGCGGATGTCGGGATCGCGCTCGGGCAGCGGGGGACGGCCGCGGCGAGGGCGGCAGCGGACCTCGTGGTGACCGACGACCGGCTGGAGACGATCGTCGCCGCGCTGGTGGAAGGCCGGGCGATGTGGGCGTCGGTCCGGGAGGCGCTCGGCATCCTGCTCGGCGGGAACCTTGGCGAGATCGCCTTCACCGTGCTCGGCTCGGTCGTCACCGGACGCTCGCCGCTCACCGCCCGGCAGCTGCTGCTGATGAACCTCCTCACCGACCTGGCGCCCGCTCTGGCGATCGCGTTGAGCAGGCCGGACGGTGAGTCCGTGCCGGAGTTGCTGCGCGAGGGGCCCAGTGCGTCACTCGGGAACGCTCTCCGGCGCGACATCACCACGCGCGCGGTGACCACGACACTGGGGGCGTCCACCGCGTGGACCCTCGCGAGGCTGACCGGCAGGCGACGGCGCGCGAGCACGATCGCGCTCGTCTCCCTGATCGGTACCCAGCTCGGGCAGACGCTGGCCGTCGGCGGCCGGGACCGCACCGTCCTCGCCGCGGGCCTGGGTTCCGCCGCACTGCTGGCGATCCTGGTCCAGACTCCCGGGGTCAGCCGCTTCTTCGGCTGCACGCCGCTCGGGCCGGTCGGCTGGGGGATCGCGCTCGGCAGCGCCGGCGCGGCGACCGTCGGCGGCCTGCTCCTCGGATCTCAGGGGCTCGCACCTTCGCCCGAACTCGCGTGA
- a CDS encoding FAD-dependent oxidoreductase: MRLGKTAVVLGGSAAGLCTAGALAPYFDRVLVLERDELPAEAEHRRGVPQSKHPHFLLNSGRRAIGALFPGFEDDLIAAGGLHLMPSMDAAYLDGKGWSARKRSTMTMIYSSRILIERVLRDKVRGLSNVVIREGVAVSGLTTRDGAVTGVGFSTRDGEEHLDADFVVDAMGRGSPVGAWLVAAGWPEPEVRTLDAKVTYTSRWYDLPSPEERPPSWWWRHLVIMPTPDKGPHPDEHEFLVNFFPIEGNRVIACMGSWGLEMPRTTEAFVESARRVRAPLFAAAMDRSTPTSEVHLTRSTGNKWRRYDRLRTPPKRLAFVGDSICAFNPFYAQGISSAAGSALLLRERLARAERLDTDFSARFLVAQRKLLNVPWSLAMARDQGYACAVGTEKAGEWKRRALSAVSGPAFRLIVGAAREDDVVDEHFAKVFNLDESLRDMMTNPRVIAGLVRYRIRAALGRHRIPFDFDARAEPPVTDYSPEGGAAEPAVAR, encoded by the coding sequence ATGCGACTCGGCAAGACCGCCGTCGTCCTCGGGGGCAGCGCCGCCGGACTCTGCACCGCGGGCGCGCTCGCCCCGTACTTCGACCGCGTGCTGGTGCTCGAACGCGACGAGCTCCCGGCCGAGGCCGAACACCGGCGCGGGGTTCCGCAGAGCAAGCACCCACATTTCCTCCTGAACTCGGGCCGCCGCGCGATCGGGGCGTTGTTCCCCGGCTTCGAGGACGACCTCATCGCCGCGGGCGGCCTGCATCTCATGCCGTCCATGGACGCCGCCTATCTCGACGGGAAGGGCTGGTCGGCGCGAAAACGCAGCACGATGACGATGATCTACAGCTCCCGGATCCTCATCGAGCGCGTGTTGCGGGACAAGGTCCGCGGGCTGTCGAACGTCGTGATCCGTGAGGGCGTCGCGGTCAGCGGGCTGACGACCCGGGACGGCGCCGTCACGGGCGTCGGCTTTTCCACGCGCGACGGCGAGGAGCACCTCGACGCCGACTTCGTGGTGGACGCGATGGGCCGTGGTTCCCCGGTCGGCGCCTGGCTGGTGGCGGCAGGCTGGCCGGAACCCGAAGTGCGGACCCTCGACGCCAAGGTCACCTACACCTCACGCTGGTACGACCTGCCCTCACCCGAGGAGCGGCCGCCGTCCTGGTGGTGGCGGCACCTGGTGATCATGCCGACGCCCGACAAGGGACCGCATCCGGACGAGCACGAGTTCCTGGTGAACTTCTTCCCGATCGAGGGCAACCGGGTCATCGCGTGCATGGGCTCGTGGGGTCTCGAGATGCCGCGCACCACCGAGGCGTTCGTCGAGTCGGCCCGCCGGGTGCGGGCGCCGCTGTTCGCGGCCGCGATGGACCGGTCCACCCCGACCTCCGAGGTGCACCTCACCCGGTCGACCGGCAACAAATGGCGGCGCTACGACCGGCTCCGCACCCCGCCGAAACGGCTGGCGTTCGTCGGCGACTCGATCTGCGCTTTCAACCCGTTCTACGCGCAGGGCATCAGTTCCGCCGCCGGTTCGGCGCTGCTGCTGCGCGAACGTCTCGCCCGCGCCGAGCGTCTCGACACCGATTTCTCGGCACGATTCCTCGTGGCCCAGCGCAAACTGCTCAACGTGCCGTGGAGCCTGGCGATGGCGAGGGACCAGGGCTACGCCTGTGCGGTGGGCACCGAGAAGGCGGGGGAGTGGAAGCGGCGTGCGCTCTCGGCGGTGTCCGGCCCGGCGTTCAGGCTCATCGTCGGCGCCGCGCGCGAGGACGATGTGGTCGACGAGCATTTCGCGAAGGTGTTCAACCTCGACGAGTCGCTGCGCGACATGATGACGAACCCGCGGGTGATCGCGGGGCTCGTGCGCTACCGGATCCGGGCGGCGCTGGGGCGGCACCGGATCCCGTTCGACTTCGACGCCCGCGCCGAGCCACCGGTCACGGACTATTCACCGGAAGGTGGCGCCGCCGAACCGGCGGTCGCCCGATGA
- a CDS encoding TetR/AcrR family transcriptional regulator has product MGHHGWRGNPPGTEREARRRIVEAATACIDRVGLAKTSLSDVAAEAGVTRQTVYRYFPSLADILSAVALDRVEEFAGRMERHLATFADPAEVAVESVVFGVRAVPDEPYLGLLLKAGEADVFTVAVTSSQSFALGARILRNVPVDWTAVGVTTDEDFEGLAEMLMRLFLSFLQYPSTPAHTDERLRALVRRWIGPALTARP; this is encoded by the coding sequence ATGGGGCACCACGGATGGCGGGGCAACCCGCCCGGAACCGAGCGCGAGGCACGCCGCCGGATCGTCGAGGCGGCGACCGCCTGCATCGACCGGGTCGGCCTCGCCAAGACCAGCCTCTCCGACGTCGCCGCCGAAGCGGGCGTCACCCGCCAGACCGTCTACCGCTACTTCCCGAGCCTCGCCGACATCCTCAGCGCGGTCGCGCTGGATCGGGTCGAGGAGTTCGCCGGGCGGATGGAACGGCATCTGGCCACGTTCGCCGACCCCGCCGAGGTCGCCGTGGAATCCGTGGTCTTCGGTGTCCGTGCGGTCCCCGACGAGCCGTACCTGGGGCTGCTCCTGAAAGCCGGCGAGGCCGACGTCTTCACCGTGGCGGTCACTTCTTCGCAGTCGTTCGCGCTCGGCGCGCGGATCCTCCGGAATGTGCCGGTCGACTGGACCGCGGTGGGGGTCACGACCGACGAGGACTTCGAGGGTCTCGCCGAAATGCTGATGCGGCTGTTCCTGTCGTTCCTGCAGTACCCCTCGACACCGGCGCACACCGACGAGCGGTTGCGGGCCCTCGTCCGCCGCTGGATCGGCCCGGCGCTGACCGCACGGCCATGA
- a CDS encoding VanZ family protein, with protein sequence MGWWWQAFSDVAPWSLLAAAAGAVVAEFVARLRRNRRRRSAIALDFALLASLFAVLAIVFVPAPVPGRGSSVSLHLLGDVLPVFDGRTDLAVVQLAGNVLLLAPLAVLAPMRFDWTKPVPRVVLAAFAVSVSIECLQVWQGAGRVGSLDDVLCNTAGAALAAWCGSRWRGRATGSVRVWHRSGIEVRRSGAVNARRGQRLIGQVTLSDLPPLAGGATLEITLSESDGGALLVSAQASVAA encoded by the coding sequence ATGGGATGGTGGTGGCAGGCGTTCTCCGACGTCGCACCGTGGTCGCTGCTCGCCGCCGCGGCCGGCGCCGTCGTCGCCGAATTCGTCGCGCGCCTTCGGCGAAATCGGCGCCGCCGGTCCGCGATCGCGCTGGATTTCGCTTTGCTGGCCTCGCTTTTCGCGGTACTTGCGATCGTGTTCGTACCGGCGCCGGTGCCAGGCCGAGGGTCGTCGGTGAGTCTGCACCTGCTGGGTGATGTCCTGCCGGTGTTCGACGGTCGGACGGATCTCGCCGTGGTCCAGCTGGCGGGCAACGTTCTGCTGCTGGCTCCGCTCGCGGTGCTGGCGCCGATGCGCTTCGACTGGACGAAGCCGGTGCCGCGGGTCGTTCTGGCGGCGTTCGCGGTGTCCGTATCGATCGAATGCCTTCAGGTCTGGCAGGGCGCCGGACGGGTGGGTTCGCTCGACGACGTCCTGTGCAACACGGCGGGCGCCGCGCTCGCGGCCTGGTGTGGAAGCCGGTGGCGAGGCCGGGCGACGGGCAGCGTCCGCGTGTGGCACCGCTCGGGAATCGAAGTCCGGCGTTCCGGTGCGGTGAACGCCCGCCGTGGGCAAAGGTTGATCGGCCAGGTGACCCTGAGCGATCTGCCGCCGCTTGCGGGCGGCGCGACTCTTGAGATCACCCTGTCCGAATCGGACGGTGGAGCGTTGCTCGTCTCCGCGCAGGCGTCAGTGGCGGCATGA
- a CDS encoding glycogen operon protein GlgX — protein sequence MMSLDHQVLPVESRSIRPRGEAFYGRLFGWSLKWRGTQPFLVLEGGICAVTLPKINGAEVLGRLADTGCGGPAMAVLTQQGPRVAILAETDGLLPSRDSLPPHVEVLAWGTLLPLPVDSGRAEAHAEWLSAPDPRQRWLPSLDAVLASVRPR from the coding sequence ATGATGTCGCTGGACCACCAAGTGCTCCCGGTCGAGTCACGTTCGATCCGCCCCCGCGGCGAGGCCTTCTACGGCCGTCTCTTCGGCTGGTCCCTCAAATGGCGAGGCACGCAGCCGTTCCTGGTGCTGGAAGGCGGGATCTGCGCGGTGACCCTGCCCAAGATCAACGGCGCCGAGGTCCTCGGCAGGCTCGCCGACACCGGATGCGGAGGCCCCGCCATGGCGGTACTGACGCAGCAGGGTCCGCGGGTGGCCATTCTCGCGGAGACCGACGGGCTGCTTCCTTCTCGGGACTCCCTGCCGCCGCATGTCGAAGTCCTCGCCTGGGGCACGCTGCTCCCCCTGCCCGTCGACTCCGGCCGAGCCGAGGCCCACGCGGAATGGCTCTCGGCTCCGGATCCGCGGCAGCGGTGGCTTCCCAGCCTGGACGCCGTCCTCGCGAGCGTCCGGCCGAGGTAG
- a CDS encoding TetR family transcriptional regulator, translating into MSDSPRRAPVTRAGATPDGRRRLRRALAAAAVDLFVAKGYEATTVDEIAAAAGVGRRTFFRYFDAKDDVLFANHDEIVAEMEETFAAADPDRAPVEVACEAVGLVLDSYAAELDVSLKRFTLTRTVPSLRDKEVATVDRYQRVLARYLRARFTEQGDETASLRAAVAAAAIAAANNHVLRRWLRSGGQDDIAASAAEAFALVIDAFKVQDAAAETTMVAVMTTSTPLRTVIAKVNAALAEP; encoded by the coding sequence ATGAGCGATTCGCCGCGCCGAGCGCCGGTGACCAGAGCCGGCGCGACCCCCGACGGGAGGCGCCGTCTGCGTCGTGCGCTCGCCGCGGCGGCCGTGGACCTGTTCGTCGCCAAGGGGTACGAAGCCACGACGGTGGACGAGATCGCGGCCGCGGCGGGGGTGGGGCGCCGGACGTTCTTCCGGTATTTCGACGCCAAGGACGACGTGCTCTTCGCCAACCACGACGAGATCGTGGCCGAGATGGAGGAGACGTTCGCCGCCGCGGACCCGGATCGTGCTCCCGTCGAGGTGGCATGCGAGGCCGTCGGCCTGGTCCTCGACTCCTATGCCGCGGAACTCGACGTGTCGCTCAAGCGGTTCACTCTGACGCGGACGGTGCCTTCCCTGCGGGACAAGGAAGTCGCGACCGTTGACCGTTATCAGCGCGTGCTCGCCCGCTACCTGCGGGCGCGATTCACCGAACAGGGTGACGAGACGGCGAGCCTGCGAGCGGCCGTGGCCGCCGCGGCGATCGCGGCCGCCAACAACCACGTGCTCCGGCGCTGGCTGCGCAGTGGCGGACAGGACGACATCGCCGCCAGCGCGGCGGAGGCCTTCGCGCTGGTGATCGACGCGTTCAAGGTCCAGGACGCCGCGGCCGAAACGACCATGGTGGCGGTGATGACCACGTCGACGCCTCTGCGCACCGTCATCGCCAAGGTCAACGCCGCCTTGGCCGAACCCTGA
- a CDS encoding sensor histidine kinase, which yields MIDRRRFRVWWDALRYTAFAGTDAPPKRSAGLNWLRGLAIVGCGLWAAFVTFSTVSVPPPAKTFNVLVTVLPCLLAVRSPLWGWRTLIVGIVSTPLTLPGIAASWGWPWAPGFALTAALVFYLVGESNNQPELAWAGLISFCAATPFLSDWRDAALLVLLGGIAFFLGNTVRQRRLAEEERAAHQERRLAEEMRAALLEERAGIARELHDVVAHHMSVLALRADSARFRFADQDKADREAEIWREFADLAGTAREGLTELRRLLGVLRSEEHSVALTPQPGLGKVAELVEGVKAAGTECELAVRGGFDHVPVGVALSVFRIVQEALSNAIQHAPGSAVSVELVSAPDSVRLLIENGPVDGPKRTDQAGGGHGLVGMRERAAMLAADLEAGERPDGGFRVALTVPLDREGCPQP from the coding sequence ATGATCGACCGACGACGCTTTCGGGTGTGGTGGGATGCCCTGCGCTACACGGCATTCGCCGGAACCGACGCCCCGCCGAAGCGCTCGGCGGGGTTGAACTGGCTGCGCGGGCTCGCGATCGTCGGTTGTGGGCTCTGGGCGGCTTTCGTCACATTCTCGACCGTTTCGGTGCCGCCGCCCGCGAAGACGTTCAACGTGCTCGTCACCGTGCTGCCCTGCCTGCTCGCGGTGCGTTCGCCGCTGTGGGGATGGCGCACGCTGATCGTCGGCATCGTGAGCACCCCGCTGACCTTGCCCGGCATCGCCGCTTCCTGGGGCTGGCCATGGGCGCCGGGTTTCGCGCTCACCGCGGCACTCGTCTTCTACCTGGTGGGGGAGAGCAACAATCAGCCGGAGCTCGCCTGGGCGGGACTGATCTCGTTCTGCGCCGCCACGCCGTTCCTCAGTGACTGGCGGGACGCGGCGCTTCTCGTGCTGCTGGGCGGAATCGCGTTCTTCCTCGGCAACACCGTGCGCCAGCGCAGGCTCGCCGAGGAAGAACGTGCCGCGCACCAGGAACGCAGGCTCGCAGAAGAGATGCGGGCGGCGCTGCTGGAGGAACGTGCGGGCATCGCGAGGGAACTGCACGACGTGGTCGCGCACCACATGTCCGTGCTCGCTCTGCGCGCCGACTCCGCGCGGTTCCGGTTCGCCGATCAGGACAAGGCCGATCGCGAAGCCGAAATCTGGCGGGAGTTCGCCGACCTCGCCGGAACCGCCCGCGAGGGCCTGACCGAGCTGCGCAGGCTGCTCGGGGTGCTCCGGTCGGAAGAGCACTCCGTGGCGCTGACGCCGCAGCCGGGGCTGGGCAAGGTCGCCGAACTCGTCGAAGGGGTCAAGGCCGCAGGCACCGAGTGCGAACTCGCGGTGCGTGGCGGCTTCGACCACGTTCCGGTCGGCGTCGCGTTGTCGGTGTTCCGGATCGTGCAGGAAGCCCTCAGCAACGCGATCCAGCACGCACCCGGATCGGCGGTCTCCGTCGAACTCGTGAGCGCGCCGGATTCGGTCCGGCTGCTCATCGAAAACGGGCCGGTGGACGGTCCGAAGAGGACGGACCAGGCAGGCGGCGGACACGGCTTGGTGGGGATGCGGGAACGGGCCGCTATGCTCGCGGCCGATCTCGAGGCGGGGGAGCGGCCGGACGGCGGCTTCCGTGTCGCCCTGACCGTTCCGCTCGACCGTGAGGGGTG